A part of Lactobacillus sp. ESL0700 genomic DNA contains:
- the gap gene encoding type I glyceraldehyde-3-phosphate dehydrogenase — translation MTVKIGINGFGRIGRLAFRRIMDLGEKSKDIEVVAINDLTTPALLAHLLKYDSTHGTFNHEVSATEDSIVVDGKKYRVYAEPQAQNIPWVKNDGVDFVLECTGFYTSKAKSQAHLDAGAKRVLISAPAGNDLKTIVYSVNDDTLDANDKIVSAGSCTTNSLAPMVDALQKEFGIKVATMTTIHAYTSTQMILDGPVRGGNLRAARAAAANIIPHSTGAAKAIGLVVPELNGKVNGHAQRVPVVDGSLTELVSILDKKVTADEVNAAVKKYESPSFAYNDDEIVSSDVIGMTAGAIYDPTQTMVTTAGDNQLVKTVSWYDNEYSFTCQMIRTLLKFATL, via the coding sequence ATGACAGTTAAAATTGGTATTAACGGCTTTGGCCGTATCGGTCGTTTAGCATTCCGTCGGATCATGGATTTGGGCGAAAAGTCAAAGGATATTGAAGTTGTTGCTATTAACGACTTGACTACCCCTGCACTTTTGGCACACTTATTGAAGTATGACTCAACTCATGGTACTTTCAACCACGAAGTTTCAGCAACTGAAGACTCAATCGTTGTTGATGGTAAGAAATACCGCGTATACGCTGAACCACAAGCACAAAACATTCCTTGGGTTAAGAACGACGGTGTTGACTTTGTTCTTGAATGTACTGGTTTCTACACTAGCAAGGCTAAGTCACAAGCTCACCTTGACGCTGGTGCCAAGAGAGTCTTGATTTCAGCTCCTGCCGGCAACGACTTGAAGACTATTGTTTACTCAGTAAACGATGACACTTTGGATGCAAACGACAAGATCGTTTCAGCTGGTTCATGTACTACTAACTCATTGGCTCCAATGGTTGATGCTTTACAAAAAGAATTTGGCATCAAGGTAGCTACTATGACTACTATTCACGCTTACACTTCAACCCAAATGATTTTGGATGGACCTGTTCGTGGTGGTAACTTACGTGCTGCTCGTGCTGCTGCAGCTAACATTATTCCTCACTCAACTGGTGCTGCTAAGGCTATTGGTCTTGTTGTTCCAGAATTGAACGGTAAAGTTAACGGTCACGCACAACGTGTTCCAGTTGTTGATGGTTCATTGACTGAATTAGTTTCAATCCTTGACAAGAAAGTTACTGCTGACGAAGTTAACGCAGCTGTTAAGAAGTACGAAAGTCCTTCATTCGCATACAACGATGACGAAATCGTTTCAAGCGATGTTATCGGTATGACTGCTGGTGCCATTTATGACCCAACTCAAACTATGGTAACTACTGCAGGTGACAACCAATTAGTTAAGACTGTTTCATGGTACGACAATGAATACTCATTCACTTGCCAAATGATTCGTACTTTGTTGAAATTTGCTACTCTTTAA